A single Anabas testudineus chromosome 10, fAnaTes1.2, whole genome shotgun sequence DNA region contains:
- the dele1 gene encoding LOW QUALITY PROTEIN: death ligand signal enhancer (The sequence of the model RefSeq protein was modified relative to this genomic sequence to represent the inferred CDS: deleted 1 base in 1 codon), with protein sequence MWRVQGFVGRVLHRCHGTNPLRLPQSHHVEDEVINSSTVLSTSRHSSDSSSQKEEDGERRKKQRTFQFGYAELPRYTALDAVGWGAAAVLFMQVCRRIHSQFSSGTETSPNSGALTAHTSLHKCGYRILLESLSRRDVLPRGSSVLCLHKVPERQSQDQSPAESSSSSSKAGDASPHISGEQDGLTAECSISDHQWALLNRDSPVAGESLLQNDANRDSKETRDAGEKDISDEEILAGAALNLRHVGDTSIPVILNIIGLESAKSENYEEAFTCFLAAAQQGYSKAQFNTAVCYDRGRGVRKDREKALHYYWQAAVGGHRQAQYRYAKLLLISRGKQSLEELNAAIKLLEQAAAAGLTKAQVCLASVYSQEPVRDGSKSVQYLKMAAESGDDTALLLLGQCYESGFGVQQNLKTAIELYKQAAQAGNRQAKSLLTPHSKAEDAELRSIRSAPSFSSANHQPLSSLSSCVPPLASRPATLPLLPHSWSTGTLCVPPVLSSTPLHVHSYNAEGGACQWTVGVG encoded by the exons ATGTGGAGAGTTCAAGGTTTTGTTGGAAGAG TTCTGCATCGATGTCATGGCACCAACCCCCTGCGACTGCCCCAGAGCCACCACGTGGAGGACGAGGTCATCAACAGCTCAACAGTCCTCTCCACCTCTCGACACTCCTCTGACAGCAG ctctcagaaagaggaggatggagagagaaggaagaaacagaggaCCTTTCAGTTTGGCTATGCAGAGCTCCCGCGTTACACTGCACTGGATGCTGTGGGATGG GGTGCTGCAGCGGTTCTGTTCATGCAGGTCTGCAGGAGGATCCACTCCCAGTTCTCTTCGGGCACTGAGACCAGTCCGAACTCCGGAGCACTAACAGCACACACCTCGCTGCACAAGTGTGGCTACCGTATCCTGCTGGAGAGCT TATCCAGGCGTGACGTGCTGCCCAGAGGAAGCAGTGTGTTGTGTCTGCATAAGGTGCCAGAGAGACAGAGCCAAGATCAGTccccagcagagagcagcagcagcagcagcaaagcaggtgACGCCAGTCCTCACATCAGCGGTGAGCAGGACGGCCTGACTGCTGAATGCTCCATCTCTGACCACCAGTGGGCACTGCTTAACCGGGATTCTCCTGtagctg GTGAATCGCTTCTGCAGAATGATGCCAACCGAGACAGCAAAGAGACGAGAGATGCTGGTGAAAAG gatATTTCTGATGAGGAGATCCTGGCAGGAGCAGCTCTGAACCTCAGACATGTGGGAGACACGAGCATTCCCGTTATCCTTAACATCATTG GTCTAGAAAGTGCCAAGAGTGAGAACTACGAGGAAGCTTTCACATGTTTTCtagctgcagcacagcagggTTACAGCAAGGCGCAGTTTAACACAGCTGTGTGCTACGACAGAGGTAGAGGAGTcaggaaggacagagagaag GCTCTGCATTACTACTGGCAGGCAGCAGTTGGAGGTCACAGACAGGCTCAGTACCGCTATGCAAAACTACTCCTCATcagcagagggaagcagagtTTAGAGGAGCTGAACGCAGCCATCAAG CTGCTGGAACAGGCTGCTGCAGCCGGCCTCACCAAG GCTCAGGTCTGCCTGGCTTCAGTCTACTCCCAGGAGCCCGTGAGAGATGGGAGCAAGTCTGTCCAGTACCTGAAGATGGCGGCAGAGAGCGGA GATGACACCGCCCTGCTGTTACTCGGTCAGTGTTATGAGAGTGGGTTTGGTGTACAGCAGAATCTGAAAACGGCAATTGAACTGTACAAACAAGCCGCTCAAGCAGGAAACAGGCAGGCTAAGAGCTTACTGACGCCCCACAGCAAGG CAGAAGACGCAGAGCTGCGCTCCATCCGTTCAGCTCCGTCTTTCTCTTCAGCCAATCATCAGCCGCTCTCCTCTTTGTCCAGTTGTGTCCCTCCTTTAGCCAGTCGCCCCGCAACCCTTCCCCTCCTGCCCCACTCCTGGAGCACCGGGACCTTGTGTGTCCCACCAGTGCTGTCCTCCACACCTCTGCATGTCCACTCGTACAACGCAGAGGGAGGAGCCTGCCAGTGGACTGTAGGAGTAGGATAG